Proteins encoded in a region of the Leopardus geoffroyi isolate Oge1 chromosome E2, O.geoffroyi_Oge1_pat1.0, whole genome shotgun sequence genome:
- the EXOSC5 gene encoding exosome complex component RRP46 → MEGVMQTDAKMRTESGAESSPRGPGCSLRHFACEQNLLSRPDGSASFLQGDTSVLAGVYGPAEVKVSKEIFNKATLEVILRPKIGLPGVAEKSRERLIRNTCEAVVLGALHPRTSITVVLQVVSDAGSLLACCLNAACMALVDAGVPMRALFCGVTCALDSEGTLVLDPTAKQEKEARAILTFALDSVERKLLMSTTKGLYSDAELQQCLAAAQAASQHVFRFYRESLQRRYSKS, encoded by the exons ATGGAAGGGGTGATGCAGACTGACGCCAAGATGCGTACTGAGTCTGGAGCAGAGTCCAGTCCTCGAGGGCCAGGCTGCAGTCTCCGGCACTTTGCCTGTGAGCAGAACCTGTTGTCCCGGCCGGACggctctgcctctttcctgcaaG GGGATACATCGGTCCTGGCAGGCGTATACGGACCAGCCGAGGTGAAGGTCAGCAAAGAGATCTTCAACAAGGCGACCCTGGAGGTGATTCTGAGGCCAAAGATCGGGCTGCCTG GCGTCGCTGAGAAGAGTCGGGAGCGGCTGATCAGGAACACTTGTGAAGCAGTGGTATTGGGAGCGCTGCACCCCCGTACCTCCATTACTGTGGTGCTGCAGGTCGTCAGTGATGCTGGCTCT CTCCTGGCCTGTTGCCTGAACGCTGCCTGCATGGCATTGGTGGATGCAGGTGTGCCCATGCGGGCCCTCTTCTGTGGGGTCACCTGTGCTCTGGACTCTGAGGGGACCCTCGTGCTGGACCCCACGGCCAAGCAGGAAAAG GAGGCCCGGGCCATCCTGACCTTTGCCCTCGACAGTGTGGAACGGAAGCTGCTGATGTCCACCACCAAGGGGCTCTACTCGGATGCTGAG CTCCAGCAGTGCCTGGCCGCGGCCCAGGCTGCCTCGCAACACGTCTTCCGCTTCTACCGGGAATCGCTGCAGAGACGTTACTCCAAGAGCTGA